The following is a genomic window from Thermostichus vulcanus str. 'Rupite'.
GCTCCATGATGGTTGACTGTACTGATTGTCAAGGTTCTGGGAACGCCCGGGGCCATCTGCCTCATTGGCGCTTTACTAGCCTATGCCCCATAACCATGCCCTGTCAACCCCCTGGAAGAGGTTTTTTAGATCCGGAAAACAGACGGCTGGATTGTTTGAGTATTGACAATCTCGAAGCAAAGTTACTAGGATGATTTCAGCTAGATAGATACCAAGAGTCAGGCTTTGGAGGAATTGCAATGCTGGCTTTGCATAAGCGGGAAGAGCGGGGACATGTCAAGATCGGCTGGCTTGACACCTATCATTCGTTTTCGTTCGGTGAATACTATGACCCTCGGTATATGGGTTTTCGGGCCTTACGAGTGATCAATGATGATCGGATTAGCCCAAGCGCGGGCTTTCCCACCCATGGGCACCGTGACATGGAGATTGTCACCTATGTGTTGGAAGGAAGTCTGGAGCACAAAGACAGCTTGGGAACGGGATCCGTCATTCGCCCTGGTGAGATTCAGCGGATGACAGCAGGTACCGGGATCCACCACAGCGAATACAACCATTCTGCGGAAGAGTCAGTACATCTATTGCAGATTTGGATCTTGCCGGAGCAGGAAAACTTGGAGCCCAGTTACGAACAAAAAACGACTGGATTGGTAGAACATCCAAATGAGTTGAGGCTAATTGCCTCTCGAGATGGCCGCCAGGGATCCGTGACTGTGCATCAGGACGTGAATCTGTATGCCGCGCTCATTGAACCAGGTCACACCATTACCCAAAGATTGGACAGTAAGCGCTACGGATGGCTGCAAATGGCTCGGGGCAATGCTACTTTGAATGGCTTGCCTTTGCGCGAAGGGGATGGGGTGGCTATTGCTGAAGAAGCTGAACTAACCCTTGCTAGTGAAGACGGGGCAGAGGTGCTGCTTTTTGATTTGGCTTAAGCAGAATAGAGCTCTTACAGATGTGCAAAGCCGCTTCCTGTTGAGTTCAATTTATCGAGATTTGGGATCCAGAAAAACGCTATCATGAGGCAACCTGGATCCTAATTTTTTTGCTGCGGGATTTGGCTAAACACAGAGTGCACCTGTTGCCAAAGCTGAGCGGTCAGGGATCCTTTGCCTTTGATGTGGAGAAAGCGGAATTCATCGATTTGGGGATCTGATTGTAGATGTAGCCAGAGATAGGTGGATGGTAAATCGGAGAGGTGTTGGGGCCATTCGATGGCGGTAATCCCCTCGTTGTTCCAAAGTTCTTCTAGGCCCAGATCCTCAGCAGAGGCGGACTCTAAACGGTAAAGATCGCAGTGAAATAAGGGGATCCGCCCTGTGTAGTATTCTTGCAGCAAGACAAAGGTGGGGCTATCAATCGGTTCGGGGATCCCGAGTCCTTGACCTAACCCCTGCACAAAGGTGGTCTTCCCACTGCCCAGGTTACCTTCCAAAAGAATGACCAACCCTGGCTCCGCCATTTGCCCGATCAAAGCTGCTAGCGCTTGGGTAGCCGCAGCAGAGGGCAACACCAGAGGAGATCCATCGGCCCAAACCCCTTCACTCTGCATGGCCAGACTCGTTATCGATCCGGTTGTGGGTCGTGAGCCTGCCTGTCTGATCAGCGGCCAAAGAGAGCGTTTGTCTAGGTGTGCGCCTCAGGGATCCCACCAACAGCAGCCCACCCACCCCGATCAATAGCAAACTCACCACTTGAGCCACCCGCAGAGGCCCGAGCATCAGGCTATCAGTACGCAAGCCCTCAATCCAAAAGCGCCCTAGGCTATAGCCCACTAGGTACAATCCCAAGAGACTGCCCGGTGGCAGGTTGCGGCGGTAGCTGAGCCCCCAAAGGATCCCAAACAGGCCAAAATTCCATAGGGATTCGTACAAAAATGTGGGGTGAACCCGGGATCCATCCGGCAGTTGGAGCTGTACCCATAGGGCGCTATCCGGTGACAGGGCCTTTCCATAGGCTTCATTGTTAAAAAAGTTACCCCATCGTCCCAGGGCTTGTCCTAGGATGACCGAAGGGACGATGCAATCTGCGAATGACCAAAACTCCAGTTGATTGCGTCGCACAAAAAGGTAAAGCGCCACCCCTCCGCCCATTAGGGCTCCATGGATGGCAATTCCTCCCTGCCAAATGGCCAATACCTGCCACCAAGGGCCGTCTCGGTAGCGTTCCCATTCAAAGACCACGTAGTACAGGCGCGCCATCGGCAGGGATCCAACCACCAGCCAAAGGAGAAGATCGGGTATGTACTGCGGTGAGATGCCACGACGCTGAGCCAGATGACGGGCTAAGATCAACCCCAGCAAAACCGCCAAGCTAATCAACAGACCGTACCAGCTCAGAGAAAAAGATCCCCAAGAGAAGAGAATTGGTCCCGGAGATTGCAACACCAAGGTCATGAACATCCCAACTCACCTTCCTTCAACACACCCCTTCGCTCACTTTAGCGTTTGAGCTTTTGTTGTTGGCAGCCCATCGGGGTCTGGCTCTTGACTAATCTGTCGATGTAGGAGTTCTATTTGGCTCAACAGGCTGAGGGAAACGACAGGGATCCCCTCCCAAAAAAGTGGCACTCTGGGTGGCAATGTTAGAATGCAGGCTCGATTTTCTTCCACTACTACCCCTAGGGGAGGATGCTGGTTATGGCCCGAGGCAAAGCTGCCGC
Proteins encoded in this region:
- a CDS encoding pirin family protein — its product is MLALHKREERGHVKIGWLDTYHSFSFGEYYDPRYMGFRALRVINDDRISPSAGFPTHGHRDMEIVTYVLEGSLEHKDSLGTGSVIRPGEIQRMTAGTGIHHSEYNHSAEESVHLLQIWILPEQENLEPSYEQKTTGLVEHPNELRLIASRDGRQGSVTVHQDVNLYAALIEPGHTITQRLDSKRYGWLQMARGNATLNGLPLREGDGVAIAEEAELTLASEDGAEVLLFDLA
- the tsaE gene encoding tRNA (adenosine(37)-N6)-threonylcarbamoyltransferase complex ATPase subunit type 1 TsaE translates to MQSEGVWADGSPLVLPSAAATQALAALIGQMAEPGLVILLEGNLGSGKTTFVQGLGQGLGIPEPIDSPTFVLLQEYYTGRIPLFHCDLYRLESASAEDLGLEELWNNEGITAIEWPQHLSDLPSTYLWLHLQSDPQIDEFRFLHIKGKGSLTAQLWQQVHSVFSQIPQQKN
- the lgt gene encoding prolipoprotein diacylglyceryl transferase; the encoded protein is MFMTLVLQSPGPILFSWGSFSLSWYGLLISLAVLLGLILARHLAQRRGISPQYIPDLLLWLVVGSLPMARLYYVVFEWERYRDGPWWQVLAIWQGGIAIHGALMGGGVALYLFVRRNQLEFWSFADCIVPSVILGQALGRWGNFFNNEAYGKALSPDSALWVQLQLPDGSRVHPTFLYESLWNFGLFGILWGLSYRRNLPPGSLLGLYLVGYSLGRFWIEGLRTDSLMLGPLRVAQVVSLLLIGVGGLLLVGSLRRTPRQTLSLAADQTGRLTTHNRIDNESGHAE